A single window of Salvia splendens isolate huo1 chromosome 8, SspV2, whole genome shotgun sequence DNA harbors:
- the LOC121745881 gene encoding late embryogenesis abundant protein D-34-like gives MEIDRTKSAGDDDDDDAVTIGEALEATALSSGNKVIDKSDVAAIQAAEDRATGLGHLVPGGIGAEAESAAAHNMKATRDDEKTTLADVLTDASEKLVADKAVTREDAQRVMYAELRNNVDQPTNPGGVAANVAAAAMLNQK, from the exons ATGGAAATCGATAGGACTAAATCTGCGGGtgatgacgacgacgacgacgcgGTCACGATTGGCGAGGCTTTGGAAGCGACAGCCCTCTCCTCGGGAAACAAGGTGATTGACAAGAGTGACGTTGCCGCGATACAAGCGGCAGAGGATCGCGCGACCGGGCTCGGCCACCTTGTGCCTGGTGGCATCGGCGCAGAAGCCGAATCTGCGGCCGCACACAACATGAAGGCCACGAGGGATGATGAGAAGACCACGCTTGCCGACGTTTTGACC GATGCTAGTGAGAAATTGGTGGCCGATAAGGCGGTGACGAGGGAAGATGCGCAGAGGGTGATGTATGCGGAGCTGAGGAACAATGTTGATCAACCCACGAACCCGGGTGGTGTAGCTGCTAACGTCGCGGCCGCGGCCATGCTTAATCAAAAGTGA